The nucleotide window ATTTGTGTTTTATATAGTTGCACCTGATGACTCTAAATTTGAATCGGAATAATAGATATAAAGAGCTTTCAGGAAAGATTCCCGAAAGCTTTTGTTTTATATAACCTTTCCTAATTAAAGTATAGCGGGTGTAACTATATATAGAAAATATATTTAATTATTGAAAGGAGAATAAAACATGAAAAGTTTTTTAGGATTTAAAAAGTTAAATTTATTAGTTCAGATTACAATAGGGGGATTGTTAGGTGCCTTTGCAGGATATTTATTTCCTTCACTGGGAAAAGAATTAAAAATATTGGGAGTATTATTTACAAATCTTATTCAAATGGTTATAGTACCGCTAATATTTCCGATAGTTGTCTTGTCAATTGTTACTATTAAGAATAGTAACAAATTCGGAAAGTTGGCATTTAAAACATTTTCGTTTTTCTTTTTAATAACTACACTATTAATTACGATCAGCCTAGTTTTGGGGAAAGTTTCAGGAGCTGGTTCAAGTATACATGCCGTGAATGTTTCTACAGAGGCGATTAAAGGGGTAGCTTCGGACATTAATATAAATGATTTTTTATTATCAATAATACCTAAAAATGTTGTTTCGGCTTTGTCTGAAGGAAATCTTTTACCTATTATATTTTTTGCAGTATTTTTAGGAATAGCTTTAATTGCTATAGGAGATGATAATAAACCTGTAATTGATTTTTTTGAAGCATGGTCAAAAGCTATGTTTAAAATTGTAAATTACGCTATCTCATTTGCACCTGTGGGAGTGTTTGGATTAGTTGCGAGTAACGTGGCAAAGACAGGATTGGGAGATTTGTATTTATTGGGACAGTTTGTTTTATTACTGTATGTAGGTTATTTATCGACAGTACTTATTGTTTTTCCGATTATTGCTTATATATATAAAGTTCCTTATATCAGACTGCTTTCAAATATTAAAGATCTGATTTTAATAGCTTTTACTACAGGGAGTTCAAGTGTTGTTTTACCTACATTGATTGAGCGTAGTGAGAAAAACGGCGTGCCGTCAGAAATTTCGGCGTTTGCAGTGCCGTTGGGATATTCTTTTAATTTGACAGGAGCTTGTGTATATATAAGTCTTTCTGTGGCATTTATTACGAATTTATACGGTAATCCTATTCAATGGGTGCAGTTATTGCCTTTAATATTATTTTTAACAATTATAACTAAAGGTATTGCTGCTGTTCCGGCAGGAGCATTGGTTGTTTTATTAGCTACCGCAGGACAGTTAAACTTGCCGCCCGAAGGAGTGGCGTTGATAGTGGCTGTTGATTTTCTTGCAAATGCAGGTCGTACAGCAGTAAATGTGGTGGGAAATGCACTTATACCTACTATCATTGCTAAATCTGAAAATGAGTTTATTGAAGAATCTTCGGATTTGAAAGAGAAAGTATTGATAAACAGTAATTAAAAAACTTTATGGAAACATTCTATTGAGCAGAATACTGAAGATGAAAAAATATAGTTATGAAGGAGATGAAAAAATGGCAAAAGTTTACATTATACATGAAAATATAGATTGGACACAGCACTTAATCAAAAGATTGGAGGAATTGTCAGTTCCTTATGAAGAATTGAATTTGTCCGAAGGAGTTATTGATATTCAGAAAGAGCCTGAGAAAGGTGTTTATTACAACAGAATGAGTGCCTCTTCCCATACGAGAGGGCATAGATATGCTCCGGAATTAACAGAGCAAGTATTGACATGGCTTGAAAATAAAGGAGCTGTTGTTATCAACGGAACATCGGCAATAAATTTGGAAGTAAGTAAATTGAAGCAATATATTTTATTACAGAAATTCGGGATAAAAACTCCGGAATCTTTGGGAGCTGTGGGAAAGGAGCAAATTCTTTCTGCCGGGAAAAAACTTAATAAATATCCTTTTATAATTAAGCATAATCGTGCAGGTAAAGGACTGGGAGTAAGGCTCATAAGAAGTTATGAAGAACTGAAAAATTATGTAGAAGGAGGACAGTTCGAAGATTCTGTGGATGGAATAAGTCTGATTCAGGAATATGTGAAACCTGCAGACGGTCATATTGTAAGAGCGGAATTCATAGGAGGAAAATATTTTTATGCAGTCAAAGTAGATTCTCGTGACGGATTTGAGCTCTGTCCTGCAGACTCATGTCAAATAGATGATAAATTTTGTCCTGTAGGAGAAAGTTCTTCAAAAGAAAATAAATTTAAAATTATTGACAGATTGCCTGAGGAACAGATACTAAAATATGAACAGTTTTTAGAAGAGCATAATATAAATGTTGCAGCAATTGAATTTATCGTAAATGAAGACAACGAAGTTTATGTTTATGATATAAATACTAACACTAATTATAATGCCGATGCTGAAAAAATTGCAGGTAAGTATGCAATGCTTGAATTAGCTGAATATTTGAAAAATAAATTGGAAAAATTGTAAATGTTATAGATGGAATAGATTTGGACAGAGTTAAAATATTTATGTAGAGGAGATTAGTATACAGGAGTGTAAATCGGATGAAAGAAATACAGAATTTACAGAAAATATTTAAAAAGGAATTTAAGTGGTTTCACAAACATCCTGAGTTACCTCTAGAAAAATACGAAACAACAAAACAGATTGAGGAAATATTGTAGAAAGGCAAAGGAAAATAGAAAATGATTGAAATTTCAAATGTAAAAAAAGTCTTTAAAAATAAAAAAACGGAAGTTCATGCTTTAAAAGATGTTTCTTTAAAAGTGGAAAAAGGCGATATTTTCGGAATAGTAGGATATTCAGGGGCAAGAAAATCGACTTTACTGCGTTTGGTAAATTTATTGGAAAAGCCTGATAGCGGAAGTGTAAAAATAAAAGGAAAAGAAATCGTTTACTTGTCTGAAAGAGAATTGAATAAATTAAGAAAAAATATAGGAATGGTTTTTCAACAATTTAATTTGCTGGAAGCACAAACAGTTTATCAAAATTTGAAAATACCGAATGGGCTAAAGCTATTGTGGAGGCTTATCACTCAGAAGAATTTAAAAAATATTTGGAAGCAAATAATAAAGGTTTGTGGTATGTACCTGATGAGAATAAATAAAAAAGGCAACTCCATACTTCATTTTTTTTGATTAATTTGGTATAATAAAAAATAGAAATAATAGAATCAACTATACTGTCTAAGGAGATATAAAATGAGTGAATTAAATGATTTGTTTGAAGAAATGCTGAATGATTATCTTCCCGAAGAGAAAAAATCAGGAGATATTGTGGAAGCTGTTATTGTCAGAAAAGACAATGATTTCGGATATCTGGATTTGAGCGGAAAACAGGAAGGAAGAATTTTAATCAGAGAAATTGAAGATTTTAATATAGGAGATACTATCGAAGTAAAAGTCTTGAGAAATGATGAAGAAAATGTTATTGTATCCAAGTTTTTACTTGACAAAGCAAAAGAATTTGTCGATTTCAGCGAGGGAGAAACTGTTACAGGGACAATTTTCAAAAAAATAAAAGGCGGATATTCAGTTAAAGTAAGTAAAAATGAAGGATTTTTACCTTTCTCGCTTTCAAGTTTTGAGAGAAATAACGATCACATAGGAGAAAAATTCAAATTTATTATAAAAGAAAAAACGAGAAACGGTTTGACATTGTCAAGAACTGACCTTATAAAAAAAGAAGAAGAAGACTATTTGAAATCAATCAATATCGGAGATACGCTAACGGGAGAAGTAAAAAAAGTGCTTGATTTCGGAATAATAGTTAATCTTGGAGTAACGACAGGATTTATACATATTTCCGAATTGGGATGGCACCACGGTGCGGATGCTTTAAAAAACTATAAGGAAGGCGATAAAATAGAAGCTAAAGTTATAGATATTGACAACGAAAAGAAAAGCGTCAAGCTGAGTGTTAAACAGTTGTCGGAAAATCCATGGAACAGTGTAAAGGAAAAATATAAAATAGGAGATATATTGGAAAAAGACGTTTCTGAAGTTTTTGAGTTCGGACTGTTGATAGAATTGGAAAAAGATATTGAAGGACTGCTTCATGTTTCGGATTTGGCTTACAGAAGAGTTTCCAATTTAAATTCCAAATATAAAAAAGGCGATGTTATTAAATTTAAAATTATAGGATTTAATGACGAAAAAAACAGATTGTCGTTAAGTGCGAAAGCTTTATTTGATGATATGTGGGATAAAATAGAAGGATTATACAATGTCGGAGATGTTGTAAAAGGTAAAGTTGTAAATGTTCAGGAATACGGTATATTCCTTGAGATTCGTGAAGGAGTGGAAGTATTTATCCATAAAAACGAGTTTTCTTGGGACAGAAACGAAAACATTAAATTTAAAGTCGGAGATGAAGTTGAATTTAAAATAATTTCTTTGGATAAAAACGAAAAGAAAATCGGAGGAAGTATAAAACAGTTGACAGTATCTCCATGGAAAGAAGCTGCCGAACAGTATAAAATAGGAAATAAAGTAAAAGTACCTATTGTTGAAATACAGGAAAACGGTGTACTTGTAAAATTAACAGACAGATTTAACGGAATGGTTCCTAAAAAAGAGTTGACAGATGAATTTTTAAAAGATATTTCCGAAAAATTTTCTGTAGGAGATGAAGTCGAAGCTGTAATTACTGAAACTAATGAAAAAAGAAAATCAATCATTTTATCGGTTAAAAAAATCAAAGAAATAGAAGATAAAAAAGAATTAGAAGAATTGATGAAAATATACGGAGTATAAACAGTAATGTGAGGGCATAAGCCCTCACAATTTTTCTATGTTTTTTTGATTTTATTGGCAGAAAAAAGTTAAACGGTTACTTCTATTTATTTATATTTTCATAAGGTTTAAAAAATTCTAAAGAATATTTAAAAGAATAATCTTCTCCTTTTGACCATTTCAAAGTCCCTATCACATGTGAAATGACAGCATAAATTAAAATTCCGAGCATAATTACAGTAATAAAAAGAAGAATAATTCCGCTGACTTTGGCAATCGCAAGAGTATTAAGCAGTGAAGTCAGAATAAACAGTATGATTATTGAAGTAAATTCCATATTTATAATTTTGCATAATATTTCTTTAGGTTTATCATACAAGGTTTTTCTCGAAAAATGCAGAAAAAATAATCCGAAAAAGGGAAAAATCCAGCTTATAAGAAGAATAAATCCGATTTGTTTTTTAATTTTTTCTTTATCGATATTATTGGATAAATTAGTATTTTCAGTATTTTGTTTGTTTTCTTTTTTTAATTTTCTCATATATCTCCTTAAAAAAACTCCTGTATTACCAAAGTCGGTGTTATTAAAACCGGGGTAAAAGCAGGAGCATATAAATCTATTTTTCAATACTTATTTTAAAATTACTGTTCTTTTACAAATTTCCATACAGTAGGGAGTATTCCTATCATTAATACCATTTTTATTATATCTCCCGGAATGAAAGGAATAAACGCTTTTTCAAATACATTTACACCCGGAAAGAACAATCTGAATTGTAAAAGTCCGAAAAAATATAAAACAAAGTGAGCAAGAAGTAATACAGGAATTAATTTTGCGTAAGATTTTGTTGCTCCTTTATCTGCAAAATATCCGCAAATAAATGCCGCAAATAAGAATCCTATAACAAATCCTCCACTTGGAGAAAAGAAAGGAAAGCCGCTTTTAAGATTTGCAAATACCGGAAGTCCCAACGAACCTGCTGTGATATAAGAAATCAAAGTAGAAGTTCCTAATTTTTTTCCGTAAGTAAGTCCTATGAGCATAACAGCAAAAGTTTGTCCTGTAACAGGTATAACAGTTGAAGGTAAGAAGATTTTTACCTGTGCCATAAGTGCTATAAAAATAGTTCCGCTTAAAACAAGCAATATATTTTTTGCTATTGCATAATGTTTATTTTTAACTGTAACAATATTGTTGATAAGTAAATTCTGATTCATTTTGAACCTCCTGTAATATTATAGTTTTTCAGTAAAAGTATAACCAAAAAAAATTGAAAAGTCAAGGGAATGAGCAGTTATAATAATATTAAAAAATATTAAAGATAGTAAAATGAAACATTTTAATTTTATTGACAAAAAAGTTTATAAGAAGTATAATATGTTACAGAAAAATATTAGTATCGAACACAACTTAATTATTACAATCTGAATAAAACAGTTTTCTGGATTGGGGTGAGAAAAATCGATAAAAAATTAAACGGAACTTATGAAAAGATTTTGCAAACTACAATTAAACTGATTCAGGAAGAAGGCAGTAAAAATCTGACAATGAAAAAAGTTGCAGAAAAAGCTAAAGTGAATAAAGCTCTTGTAAATTATCATTTTACAGGGAAAGAGAATCTTATAAAAGAGGCTGTTTCGGTTATGTCAAAAGATTTATGGGCGATATTCGATGTTTTAGATAATTATGATTTGGATGCTCGATCAAGATTTAAAAAATTTTTGACGGATTTTTTAAATCAGTTAGTAAAATTTAAAGAATCAGTAAAGTATCTTTTGTGTGAAGGAGAATTTTTGTTTGATGAACAAAGGCAATTTTCTGCTTATGTTAAAAATGTAGGATTGCCTAAAATGAAAAAAGTATTATTTGAAATTATCGGAGAAGAAAGTAGAGTTTCGGAAAATTTGATTATAATGCAAATGTTGGGAGCTCTTGCGTTACCTAATCTGATTAATTCAAAAGAAAACGGGGTTTTTAAATTTAAGTTACCTGAAATTGAGAAACAAGTGGAAATAATAGTAGAAAGACTCTGAAAAACTTGAATTTATATCGAGCTGAACTGAGTAAATAATCTTATTAACGATGTTGTCTCAAATGAGAGTCCGTCTACTCTCGTATTCCCGCTAATTGCGGTCTTCGTGACTTCGTCGACTGCAAAGCGGGATTTTTTTAAACATTTAATGAATTCAGTATTTTGAAAAATCGATAAAGTATAGTATAATAATACAAAATAAAAGAAGGGAAGAAAGGGTATCTCAACTCAAATCGAAAGAATGTCCGATTTTTCTCATTATTATTAGAGAAGAAAATGACAGAAATTCAGAAAACATATATTTTTGAGATAGTCTGACCGGATATAATGGAGAAAAAAAGAAAAATTGAATTGGAAACTTTGAATGCTTTAAAAGAAAAGAAAATGAGCGAAGTATTTGGAGATAAGGGGAAAAAAGAAAAAAAAGAACCTAAGAAAAAAGCAAAAAAACAGAATCAATTTAATGAAGGCATTATTATTCAAGTCGGAGAATGCGGAACAAAAAGTTTTATAAAAAAATCTTCTTCGGGGAAAAAGAATTTAAGAAAAATATTTAATGTGGTTGTATTTGGCATATTTCTTTTAATGGCAGGAATAATATGGTTTTTATTCGTCGAATATCAATCTTTTCGGCTATATAAGACTAAAAATAAGGAAATCGTAGCTCTCGGTAAAAAATATGAAGAAGAGCAGAAAATGAAAGCAGCCGAGTTAAAGGATCTGAAAAATTTATCTTTGGACAATGTACAGAATGTTCCTGAAGACAAAAAAAATCTTATGCTAAGTATAATTCCGAGCGGAAGTCCTTTGTTAAGAGAACTTTTTGTAACAAGTCCTTTCGGAGAAAGAGTACACCCGATAACTCATGAAAGAAAATTTCATCATGGAATTGACTTGCGGGTAGATGTGGGAAATCCTGTAGTCTCCACTGCAATAGGGAGAGTAAGTTTTGCAGGAGTAAAAGGCGGTTACGGCAATGTTGTGATTGTAGATCATATGTACGGATTTCAGACAGCTTACGCACATTTGAATAAGATTCTTGTTAAAGAGGGAGAAATAGTAGGTAAAGGAAAAATTATAGCTGAAGGAGGAAATTCCGGACATTCTACGGGTCCTCATTTACATTATGAAGTCCGTTACAACGGAACACCTATACAGCCTAAAAATTTTATAGATTGGGATAGTAAAAATTTTAATATAATATTTAAAAACGAAAGGAGTGTACCATGGGAATATTTTCTAACAATAATGGGAAAGAATTAAATGTTTCTGAGGGAATAAGTGTAATTTCGGCAAAAACGTACGTTAAAGGAGTAATTGAAACTGATACTATGACACAAATCGAAGGAGTTTTGGAAGGAGATATCAAGTGTGATAATACAGTACACGTGAGCGACGGTGGAAGAATAGTGGGAAATATTGTCGCAAAATCAGTATTTGTAGACGGAGAAGTTTCCGGCGATATATTAGCCGAAAAAGTTGAAATAGGAGAAAAAGGTAAAGTATTAGCAAATGTAGTGTCTACATTATTTGTAATTCAGGAGGGAGGAGTATTTGAAGGAAACAAAAAAATGAAAAAAGCGGAAACATATATAGAATATGAAAGCTCCGATGAAGATTCTGAAAGATAAGAATTTTTATCAAAAATATAGAAAGGGATGTAACAGACTATGAAAAAAAATAAGAAAATATTAATATTAGCACTACTGACAGTCGTTATAAGTTGTGGCGGCGGCGGTGGAGGAGGTGGAGGCGGTGGAAATACTTCCAATCCTACACCGAGTATACCTACACCTTCCGTAGATTCATCAAAAGATTCTAACGGAAATATAAAATGGAATGATACAACGAGAACATACAATGCAGGTAATCCTAATAACAAAACTTCAGCGACTACACAAACAGGAGCAGGTGTAACAGTAGGTGTTATAGATATGGGATTCAATACTACAAACATAACATATGCTACGGATATGAGAGATAAGTTCGGTTCAAGACTTGTAAAACCGAGCAGTTACACAGGTCAAACAAGTAATGATAATCACGGTATAATAGTTGCTGAAATAATAGGAGGAAATACTTCTAACGGAATTGCCAAAAATGTAACGATAGCAGTATCTGATGCGTCTAAAAGAGGAAGTGACGGAAAATATCACCCTGATCCTACAATCAGTATGTATAATTTTCTTTATTCAAAAGGGGCAAGAATATTTAATCAGTCATATGGAGTAGACAGTCAGGTAACTGATTCTAAATGGAATAATCCATATTATGTTGAAGCACAAATGGGCTCTGATATATTGAGCTTTTACAAAACTGCTGTAAATGACGGTTCGTTATTTGTGTGGGCTGCCGGTAATAATAAAGAAGACTCTAATCCTTCTCTTGAAGCGGGATTGCCTTATCGTGTTAGTGAGCTTGAAAAAGGATGGATTAATGTTGTCGGATTGGCTCATAGCAATAAAGAAAATCCGGGAAATACAGAATGGAGTAAGCAGGAAAGACTTTCAGGGGCAGGAGTGGCTAAAAACTGGACTGTAAGTGCTGTTTCAGGAATTACTTTTAAAACAGGGGACAATAATTATCAGGCAAACGGCTCATCTTTTGCAGCTCCTATGGTAACTGGGACAGCAGCATTATTAAAGGAAAAATATCCGTGGATGGACGGAAGCCTTATAAGACAAACCATATTATCTACTGCAACCGATATAGGTAAAAAAGGTGTAGATGAAGACTTCGGTTGGGGACTTTTGAATATAGACAAAGCTCTTAAAGGACCTGCATTATTTGATAAAAGACTTGCGTTGGGAGATAATGTAGTTGCCGATGTAACGTCGGGAACATATACTTTCTCCAATGATATAGCAGGAGATGCAGGAATTATAAAAAACGGTACGGGAGAATTAGTTTTAAGCGGTAAAAATACTTTTACCGGAGGAACAAAAGTAAATGCAGGAAGACTGAAATTGGGAAATCAATATGTATCTTCATTGGAAATAGCAAAAATGGGAACGGTTGAAACTACTGAAAAT belongs to Pseudoleptotrichia goodfellowii and includes:
- a CDS encoding dicarboxylate/amino acid:cation symporter, with translation MKSFLGFKKLNLLVQITIGGLLGAFAGYLFPSLGKELKILGVLFTNLIQMVIVPLIFPIVVLSIVTIKNSNKFGKLAFKTFSFFFLITTLLITISLVLGKVSGAGSSIHAVNVSTEAIKGVASDININDFLLSIIPKNVVSALSEGNLLPIIFFAVFLGIALIAIGDDNKPVIDFFEAWSKAMFKIVNYAISFAPVGVFGLVASNVAKTGLGDLYLLGQFVLLLYVGYLSTVLIVFPIIAYIYKVPYIRLLSNIKDLILIAFTTGSSSVVLPTLIERSEKNGVPSEISAFAVPLGYSFNLTGACVYISLSVAFITNLYGNPIQWVQLLPLILFLTIITKGIAAVPAGALVVLLATAGQLNLPPEGVALIVAVDFLANAGRTAVNVVGNALIPTIIAKSENEFIEESSDLKEKVLINSN
- a CDS encoding ATP-grasp domain-containing protein translates to MKKYSYEGDEKMAKVYIIHENIDWTQHLIKRLEELSVPYEELNLSEGVIDIQKEPEKGVYYNRMSASSHTRGHRYAPELTEQVLTWLENKGAVVINGTSAINLEVSKLKQYILLQKFGIKTPESLGAVGKEQILSAGKKLNKYPFIIKHNRAGKGLGVRLIRSYEELKNYVEGGQFEDSVDGISLIQEYVKPADGHIVRAEFIGGKYFYAVKVDSRDGFELCPADSCQIDDKFCPVGESSSKENKFKIIDRLPEEQILKYEQFLEEHNINVAAIEFIVNEDNEVYVYDINTNTNYNADAEKIAGKYAMLELAEYLKNKLEKL
- a CDS encoding ATP-binding cassette domain-containing protein, which encodes MIEISNVKKVFKNKKTEVHALKDVSLKVEKGDIFGIVGYSGARKSTLLRLVNLLEKPDSGSVKIKGKEIVYLSERELNKLRKNIGMVFQQFNLLEAQTVYQNLKIPNGLKLLWRLITQKNLKNIWKQIIKVCGMYLMRINKKGNSILHFF
- a CDS encoding S1 RNA-binding domain-containing protein; amino-acid sequence: MSELNDLFEEMLNDYLPEEKKSGDIVEAVIVRKDNDFGYLDLSGKQEGRILIREIEDFNIGDTIEVKVLRNDEENVIVSKFLLDKAKEFVDFSEGETVTGTIFKKIKGGYSVKVSKNEGFLPFSLSSFERNNDHIGEKFKFIIKEKTRNGLTLSRTDLIKKEEEDYLKSINIGDTLTGEVKKVLDFGIIVNLGVTTGFIHISELGWHHGADALKNYKEGDKIEAKVIDIDNEKKSVKLSVKQLSENPWNSVKEKYKIGDILEKDVSEVFEFGLLIELEKDIEGLLHVSDLAYRRVSNLNSKYKKGDVIKFKIIGFNDEKNRLSLSAKALFDDMWDKIEGLYNVGDVVKGKVVNVQEYGIFLEIREGVEVFIHKNEFSWDRNENIKFKVGDEVEFKIISLDKNEKKIGGSIKQLTVSPWKEAAEQYKIGNKVKVPIVEIQENGVLVKLTDRFNGMVPKKELTDEFLKDISEKFSVGDEVEAVITETNEKRKSIILSVKKIKEIEDKKELEELMKIYGV
- a CDS encoding biotin transporter BioY, whose protein sequence is MNQNLLINNIVTVKNKHYAIAKNILLVLSGTIFIALMAQVKIFLPSTVIPVTGQTFAVMLIGLTYGKKLGTSTLISYITAGSLGLPVFANLKSGFPFFSPSGGFVIGFLFAAFICGYFADKGATKSYAKLIPVLLLAHFVLYFFGLLQFRLFFPGVNVFEKAFIPFIPGDIIKMVLMIGILPTVWKFVKEQ
- a CDS encoding TetR/AcrR family transcriptional regulator, which produces MRKIDKKLNGTYEKILQTTIKLIQEEGSKNLTMKKVAEKAKVNKALVNYHFTGKENLIKEAVSVMSKDLWAIFDVLDNYDLDARSRFKKFLTDFLNQLVKFKESVKYLLCEGEFLFDEQRQFSAYVKNVGLPKMKKVLFEIIGEESRVSENLIIMQMLGALALPNLINSKENGVFKFKLPEIEKQVEIIVERL
- a CDS encoding M23 family metallopeptidase, producing MEKKRKIELETLNALKEKKMSEVFGDKGKKEKKEPKKKAKKQNQFNEGIIIQVGECGTKSFIKKSSSGKKNLRKIFNVVVFGIFLLMAGIIWFLFVEYQSFRLYKTKNKEIVALGKKYEEEQKMKAAELKDLKNLSLDNVQNVPEDKKNLMLSIIPSGSPLLRELFVTSPFGERVHPITHERKFHHGIDLRVDVGNPVVSTAIGRVSFAGVKGGYGNVVIVDHMYGFQTAYAHLNKILVKEGEIVGKGKIIAEGGNSGHSTGPHLHYEVRYNGTPIQPKNFIDWDSKNFNIIFKNERSVPWEYFLTIMGKN
- a CDS encoding bactofilin family protein — encoded protein: MGIFSNNNGKELNVSEGISVISAKTYVKGVIETDTMTQIEGVLEGDIKCDNTVHVSDGGRIVGNIVAKSVFVDGEVSGDILAEKVEIGEKGKVLANVVSTLFVIQEGGVFEGNKKMKKAETYIEYESSDEDSER